The genomic stretch TCCTGCCCCGTCCACCGCGCTTCGCTCACACCCCTGCGCAGGGCGCGGACCCAGGCGGGCCACGGTGCGCCTCGGTCCCTGGGCATGTCCAGCGTGGGTGGCCTGTGAGGGGGGCCGAGGGTGGGGCCGTTCCACTTGCGTTGTTCCCTACCTTCTACGTGGGCTGAGACGGGGGCAGACAAGAACACCATTTTAACATCTGGTCGCAAGGTCAACGACAACTACCCCCCCGTGGGGCGCCTGACTGACGTGTGAGACCCTGCGCTAAGGGCTTTGCTTGCTGACCCCACTGAGTCCTTCCCTACAAAGAAAGCACTATAGTTCCATCTTGcggatgaggaaacaggcccaggGGCCAACCAGTATCAGTGGGTCAAGTTTCCTGAGCACCTGATGTGTACCTGATACTATCGTTCCTCTTCCTTCGTGTCCGTTAACCTTTGGACGCCCACCACAGTCCTGTGAGGAGAGGAACCCCTCTTGTGCCCACTGAGGAAGCCGAGACCTGACAGCAGAGGttacctgctcaaggtcacacagccagggaggggcggCGCGGGCCTGCAAACCCAGGTGAGCTCACTGCGTCCCCTCCCGCCTCCCTTTTGGCAGGTGTATATCAGAAGTGAGAGGCCACGCGGTCCCAGAAGCCCGGAGAACTCCCTCCTGACCTGCAGGGATGTGggctcttcccctccttcccggAACCTTCTCCTTCGTCCACAAGTGGCAGTGCCTTTAAAGAGCTACGACCACACAGTTAACTGGGCGGAGGGGTGTCGGTAGGCGCCCTCTCCCACGGGGGCGCTAAGAGCCCGCAGAGAGCGATGGGCCCCTCCCTGGTGGCTCTGCTTCCTGTGGCTGCAACgcccttcctccccacttctctcaTGTGGCCGAGAAGCCCACATCCTCCACGGCAGGTCGGGCCCCCTGCAGCAGCGGCACAGCGAGCTGTCTCCCTGGGACAGCAGCCACCAAGCTGCTGCTTCCCCAACGCTTAGCAAAGGGCCTCACACGCAGATGATCTCAAGCATATCTGGCAAAAAGGGGGTGCCGATGCACACTGCAACACGGGGACCCCGAAAACGTGCCGAGGGAAGGGAGCCAGGCACGGGCGAGCCCGCGGGGTCTATTTCCATTCACGCCGGAATGGCCAGAGTAGGGACATCCACGGGGACAGAACAGGGATCGGCGAGCGCTTCGGGCTGGGGTGTGAGGGCAGTGCTACCTAACAGGGATGGGGTTTCCTTTTGAGGGGATGAAAACATTCCAACGTTGGGGTCctggctgcacaactctgtgaataaaCGCCAATGAACTATACACTCTAAATGGGCGAGCTGTTTGATACGTGAACtcggtcttggggcgcctgggaggctccatCGGtcgagcgtccggcttcagctcaggtcacgatcttgtggttcgtgggttcgagccccgcgtcaggctctgtgctgacggctcaggacctggagcctgcttccgatcctgtgtctccctctctctctgtccctcccccactcacactctctctctctctctctctctctctctcgctcaaaactacataaacattaaaacaaacaaacaacgtGGTGTGTGAACTCAATGTAGCTGAGGAAACAACACTGAAATCCACTTGCCTGACTGGCTGGCACTCCGTATGTGTTTGTTGAGGATGCCGAGAATCCCGAATAAACCCAGTAACGTTGGGATGTTGGATGTTGCCGGTGACGTTAGCCATGTTGAAGAAAGGAAGTCTCTGGTCCCTGATGTCAGAGGCGGCCCCGCGTGCAGGGTTAACACTGGGCACAGCTGCTGTGCTTCGCTGGGAGGGCGAGTAGGTGTGCGTGTCCTGGCTTGCCGATCAGGAAACCCAGGCACGCGAGGTCAGGCAACCGGCCGACCTCACTTAGCGAGACAAGTGGCAGCCAGTTATAGCCAAGGATAGCGCGGGGCTTCTGACTGCGTCTCGCTCGCTGCAAATACCGCCACCCGTCATCTGATTAAAAAGGGACCATAAAATATGAAGCAGGGCAGCGGCACTCAGACCTAAGCTGGGCTCGGGCCGGCGGAGGAACGGATCCCGTCTCTGCCTTCCAGTCCGCCTGGCCCCACGTCGGTCGTGCGGGTTAGCCTCCCCGGACACGAGCGCAGAGACGGAGCTCATTCGCTCAGATGTGTTCTCTTTGCACTTAATGATTTTCATCTTCCAGTGTCCGCGGGGCCGCTGCTGGCTGGTGTTCGGCACCACGCGGGGGGCCTCCGGCGCTGAGGTTGGCAGAAAAACGGCTACGGGCGGTCTGGTCGAACTGGAGTGCTGTGGCcgggagagaagagacagagcgagGGCGAAACACGGCTGTTTGAAACCCGCCCCGTTCTGCAGCTTCCCAGCTGAGTGACCTCCAGCAAGTCCCGCAGCCCTTTCTGAGggccagtttcctcctctgtcaaagTTTCCCTTCTGTATTCCGTGGGCTCAGCGGTGACAGGCACCTCTAGGGCCCTCCAGCCCCGAAGCGCTCGCTCTGGATGTGCGTCTTTGCAGGACTTAGCCGCACGCGGAGGACTTGCGCGGGCCCTTTTGGATAGTGTGTGTGCACGGTGCTTCGGTATTTGCCTTAATGCGATGGCCGGCCCCGGGCCCCGGCCAGGTGGGAAACAATGTCTGTGGGGCCAGCCCGGCGGGACAGAAGATGGCCGAGAGGCAAGTCGAGCCAGAGGTGAGAAGGCACATGTGAGCCGATCGAAACGTCCAGGGGCCTGACGGCTCCGGCCGCCCTCGCCCTTGCAGTCCCCATTAAGCTGTCTTCCTCTTGGACCACAGCAGATGGTGTTTCCTCTATGGACTGAAGCCCTGACAGTGAACCAGAGTCCAGAGCCTGGGCTCTCCCCAGAAGGGGCCAGAGGTGACAGGCAGGCTGCGCTTGGGGCCCTGGTGTGCCTGCTTCTCCCAGGCATCCCGGGGCAGGTGGGCCCGGCCCAGCCCAGACAGCCGGCTCGCCCAGGCCCCGCTCCTGGAGGGGACCTTGCGACAGCTGGCTCGAGTCTGGTGTCTGGGTCTCATCCCAGTCTGGGACTTCTAAATTTAACCTGCTATCAGCCGGAGAGGCGGGAGGGCTTCCACTGGGTGACTAAATGCCACTTGGAATCCGCTATACTCATGGCCAGCCTCCGGAcacactccccccgccccccgaagGCTACCCCCAGTGTGGGGGTGCCCTCAGAGCACCCTCAGCTGTGTGCCGGCCTGAAGGTTCAAACCTGCGCAACTCTGGCTTTATCCTGATGTGATCTAGCTCGGCTTTCTCCCGCTGCTGGCTAGGCCTGCACCCCTGTTCTGTGTTCACGCAtgaacatgtacacacacacacacacacacacacacaccaggcactCCCAGAGGCAGAGCTCAGGAGCCGACTCCACAACCGAAAGCCAAACCTCGGCAGTGAACTGAACCACCCATAAGCCATCTGGGTGGAGGGCGGCCAGAGGGGCCTGTTATGCAATTTCCTGCTTTGGTGTCTCAGACCCAGGAGACAGGATGCAGAATGCTGTTGGGTGGATGCCGTGTGGAAAACCCAGAGAAGAAACCGAGTCCCCGATgcgaatggggggggggggggggccttgcCCTCCGGGGCAGTCCTGAAAGGCTGCCGCCAACCCTGAGGGGTGAGCCTGTGGTCTGCAGCTGACCGGGTAGCCCCGGGCCCGACTCACTGTGGGCATCAGGGAACTGAGGGCTGCACAGAACCTTCCTGTGGGAGGGGAGAAGCATTTCCTGCCCGGGGAAGCCCAGGATGGAGTGAGCCAAAGGCACGGGGCTTTCTTAATAGTCATTGATACTTATTGAGCACCAAATGTATGCTTCGCAGCAACAAGCCAAGATTGAGCGTACGCATGCAGCGGTAAGGGTTTGGGCTCCAGGGCCAGGGTTCAAACtccacctctgcctcttcccagagGCGTGGCCTTGGGCAGCTTGTCGACTCCTctgtccctcagtttcctcatctgtaaaatggggatcccAATAGCACCTGGTTTTGTGAGGGTTCAGTAAGTTAACACCTGGGAAACCGAGTAGGACCCGTGTTTTCACCACGTCAGCTGCCCAAAGAATCGCCACTTTCCATACAAGGTAAATGGGGCTCGGAGAGGCTTGGTGTCTGACCCAAACTCGTGCAAATTGCCTGGAATCCATGGCCCGCCCTTAGAGCCCACACCCACTCCAGGACCTCTGGgctcacccacctctcctcctttCCTAAGAAAGTTCTCAGTAAAAGAAAGTTTTTACTCTGCAGGCTTGGGCCCCACGCAACCCCCTTCCGTCACCTGCCggctgggggcagggcacagGGCCACGTTCTAGACTGACACTGTCCTGATGCCTGCTTCTCCATGCAAAGACAGGTTTGCAAAGTCCAGGGGGTAAGGGCCCCATCTGAACACTAACTCCCCTTGTCACACgggtttcttctgttttccagaaaGCCAAGCCGCCCTCAAGTCCTGCCTCCACCTCAAGCCTGCGGTCCCTCCTCACCACGGGGCACAGCCAGGGGCACTTTGGGCGGGGACCTGAGGCCCCAGGGCTGCAGACAGCGGAGGACGCGTCAATAAGGTGACCCGCCTCCAAATACGCTCACTCCCGTGGCCACAGTACAGGCCCATGGGCCCCAAAATGAACCAGCACTTTAGAAACATCCAGACCCTAGCCAGGCctactttaaaattacattttatttctctttgtgaatATTCGTTGTTTTTCAAAAAGGTTAATGTTACAGGTTCTTCAAGAGTCTTGTGCCTCCTGGTAAGTGCATTGGTTTGTTTTCACAGTACTCTCCACGACCACGGATGGTCCTTATTGCTGGAGGAGCGTGTCCACGCCAGGAAACGGGGACACCGGAGGGATTGGGGACCCAGGTGAGAAGCCCGGGGTCTGTGCTCCCGACAGGGAGGAGGCCCAGGGACCAGACCCAAGCTAAGCCCGGTGTCCTTGGCCAGACCTGCCGTTTCTCCAGGGTCTTTCCAGCCCCGTGTTCAGAAAGgccgggagggacagagagaaaggggtacaGGAGGGGCAGGGTGAGTCAGGGAGCAAGGTGAGCTGGGGCCCAGGCatgcggggggggtgggggggacgggcAGCCACAGCAGGCATGCCCCCTTCTGGTGGGCACAGCGCCGGCTCCTGGCAGGAGGGCTCGCTCACGCTCAGCGAGCGCGTATTTGCAGGACACTGCCCCCAGCAGCTCAGGGCCACCCCCTAGCACAGTAAGATCCCCTTCGTGGTGACCCAGCCCAGAACCAGAACTCCGGCTTCCTGACCCCCTCGCCCAGggcccttcctccttttttagTGCAAGAAAGACCTGAGTGCAGAGAAGGGCCGCTCTGTTAGGAGGCCAGGTCCTGTCCACGGCATCAGGATGCCGTCACGCTGGCCCCCCACCCACCCGCTCCCGGCCTGGCCCTTCCCCAGAGGTAGAGCTGGGACCCATCGTCCCCCTCGAGGCTATGGCCTCCCTGGGCGACGGGGTACCTACACACCAAGGGGCACAGGGGGAAGGTCCTAGGCCTGACAAAGGGGTTCCCGGGCATCGCACGGGCAACCACAGTCCCGTCGTTCCGGGACAGCTGTGGGCCTGATGTCGGGAGCGGGGCTGGAGAGAGAGTTTGGACGTGAAGCACCCCTTGAATAAGTATACTACCACGTGGATAAAGGAGCAGAGCAAGGTGACCCACATCCTCCCACGCTGTCACTGGGGCTCGTCCAAGTGGCTCATCGGCTGCAGAAATGAacgctttttcttttctgtcggTTTTCTGTGCTTGGGTATTATTATTAGTTGGAAACCCAGGGCCGGGTGAAGTGGCTGTGGGGTTTGGCAAGCTGGAGGAAGGGGGGCTTCCGTGGGGTGTCCCTCGTAGGTCCCGCAAGCAGCCTTCAAGGCAGAAGGCTCAGCGTCGCTCAGGACCATCCTAGGGCTCTGGAGGGCCCTGGACCCGAGGGAAGGTGGCCCTCCAGACTGGCCACGCTGTCCCGACCAGCCTCCAGAGTGGCCCCGATGCCTGTCAACCATGGCCCCAAGTGACCCCCGCCAGCCCGAGGCCCCGCTTTGCTTCCTTGAGAATCACCAGCAGAGGGGTGTCTGCCGACAGCCTTCCCGGCCTCCCCAGATCCaggaccaccccccccaccaccccccgccgGACAGCGTCTCCCCAACCTCTGACACTGGCGCCCAGAGCCTGTTTGCAGCTTCCCCCAGAGCCCCCGGGAGGGGCATCCCCTGAGAAGGAGCCAGGAGGGAAGTCACCCGCCTTTCTTACCTTGGAACTAAATCTGGCTCAAGGTGGCTGGCCCTCTAGGCGTTTGGGGCCAGTGTGGACGGAAAAGGTAAAGGCGGACCCATCTGTGGCTGGGTGCTGAGGACAGGGATGGCGAAAATCCCCTGGGCTCaaccctccttctctcctcccagatCCACCCCAGGCAAGTTAAGGCTgccaagaagagagaggaaggaagcccAGATCCCTTCTGCACAggtatggggtgggggaggtggggcacGGGGGTTTCCACCTGAGCCCGAGAGAAGGGGGGGGGTCTTTAGGTGGTCTGTCTGGTTTCGTTTCTGCTGAAACGAAAGAATGAGCAGCTGGTTTTAGGTCTAaatctgtccccctgcccccccctcccaaGCCACCCGGGAGGAGGGGCcaggcaccctctctctctgccctggccctgccccctccctcacctctaGCAGAAGGTGAACAGTCCGGTAGAAAAGAGATCCTATTTCTTTGTCGGTTTGGggctttttcctttaaattcagcTTAAGGCAGAAGAAGTTTGGCAAAGCGAGTCTACGTAAGGCCGCGTGACGGGGGGGACGAGGGAGCtgccacgggggtggggggagccgcCACTCACAGATCAGCAGCCGTGCCGGTCAGGGTCATGACCAGCTCCGCCTCCTCCCGCCCCTGAACCTCGTAAAGaggtgtttaaaaaacaaaaacaaaaaacaaaaaaacgaagaagaagaagaaaaactgaaaaagcagTTGATTCGGGGAGGCTTGCAAGTGAATGACTGAACTGCCAGGAGAGGAGACCCAAGGTGAAGGGGCACGTGGGGTCAGGTGTCCCGGCcgggcctccccctccccgaaAGGAAGCAGGTGCCaagagggctgggggaggccatCCCGGGGCCTTTGCACAGTGAGATCCGCCCGCTCGAGAAGGTAGAGTGGTTGTATTTTGCTGAATGACCGAAGAGTCCGTGCGGGTGTGGGTAGGAGCAGCGTTGTAATTCGAGTCTAGCCTAGCAGGGCGCCCTGGCCGTTACCGGTGCTTGGGCGGGATCACCACGAGCGGCTGCCCGTACTTGGGCCGCCACATGAGGACCTGAGCGTCGTTGGCATTGGGCTTGACCAGGGCGCTGGGCGGTATCGGCTCGTTCTTGCTCAGGATCTTGGGCTGGTCCTGGGCGATGGGCTCCCGCAGCCTGGCGCGCTGGCCGAGGGGCCGGTTGGGGTTCACCTCGATGCTGAGCTGCATACGCCAGTGCAGCGTCTGCAAAATGATCATGTCATTGGTCGAGGTGTTGGTGGCCACCAGCCACGTGGTGAAGCTCTGGTCCCGGTAGATGTTGGTCAGCTTGGCCACGTTGCTCTCACTGACGGGCACGGCCCATGTGACGCTGGGGTAGAAGTTGTCGTTCATGCTGATGATGAACTTGGAGTCTCTCTTGGTGGGGCCCACGATGGTGCACGTCTCCGTGGTGTTGCCGTACCAGGGGTAGTTCACCCCGTCTGAGTCACTGATGGCCTCGATCTTGCCCTCCTGGAGGTCCGGGAGCTCCCAGCTGGACCTGAGGACAGGAAGACCAGTTTACTCAGTGGGCCACCCACAAGGCTGCATCCCTGAGGCTTACCTCGCGGGGCCAGGGCGGCACCAAATGACACACAGACGGCCACCGTCACGTCTGGGCTCCCCCAGACACAGCCCCCATCAAAGCCACATCCTGTCCTCCTGCACCATCTCAACTCGGTCGTGGCAACTGTTACTGTGACAGTAGCTCTCAGGCAGAAGGGGACACCAACCTGTCCTAAGTTACTCTGGGGACACGTGCTCCCGGGGGGCTGGGAGCACGGCAGCGTCTGGGGCATCAACACTCATCAACACTCATCAACACTCATGTCCATCGTGCGCCCGGCAGATAAAGAAAGTGAAGCCAGGGGCTGGATTTTTCTTCCCCAAGCAGTGGGGGCCTGGGACCCAGGCGGCCAGACTTCATCCAGGGCCACTCCCACCCGGGCCCCTGTGATCCCAGAGGTCAGGACGTGCTGCACCCGGACTTCGGCACAACCGAGGAAGCCAGCGGTCCTCTCCAGAATACGCTGCTCCCTGCGACGCGTTCTGGTTCACAGCCGCATGATTCGCAGCGGCCAAAAGGTGGGAGAAACCCCAGTGTCCATCAACGGCAGCGTGGGTAAACAAAATGGGGTctgtccacacaatggaatattcttcagcctcgaaaaagaaggaaactttgcAATATCCCACAGCGTGGATGAACCTCGAAGACATCATGCTGGGTAAGATAAGTCAGACACAAcaggataaatactgtatgattccacgtATCGGAGATCTCCCTCGGGtcatcaaattcatagaaacaaagtagaacaGTGGATACCAGGGGAGTGGGGGCGGAGAGTCAATGTTTCATGGGTGTAGAGTTCCAGGGGGAGGAAATGGGAACGTTCCGGAAACAGATGCACAACGACGTGGATGGACTTAAAGACGCACCCCTCTACCA from Panthera uncia isolate 11264 chromosome D4, Puncia_PCG_1.0, whole genome shotgun sequence encodes the following:
- the FAM78A gene encoding protein FAM78A isoform X2, yielding MSSWELPDLQEGKIEAISDSDGVNYPWYGNTTETCTIVGPTKRDSKFIISMNDNFYPSVTWAVPVSESNVAKLTNIYRDQSFTTWLVATNTSTNDMIILQTLHWRMQLSIEVNPNRPLGQRARLREPIAQDQPKILSKNEPIPPSALVKPNANDAQVLMWRPKYGQPLVVIPPKHR
- the FAM78A gene encoding protein FAM78A isoform X1, whose amino-acid sequence is MPSFLWDCWPSLEIRALLCAMGCIQSIGGKARVFREGITVIDVKASIDPIPTSIDESSSVVLRYRTPHFRASAQVVMPPIPKKETWVVGWIQACSHMEFYNQYGEQGMSSWELPDLQEGKIEAISDSDGVNYPWYGNTTETCTIVGPTKRDSKFIISMNDNFYPSVTWAVPVSESNVAKLTNIYRDQSFTTWLVATNTSTNDMIILQTLHWRMQLSIEVNPNRPLGQRARLREPIAQDQPKILSKNEPIPPSALVKPNANDAQVLMWRPKYGQPLVVIPPKHR